Proteins encoded by one window of Lycium barbarum isolate Lr01 chromosome 11, ASM1917538v2, whole genome shotgun sequence:
- the LOC132618283 gene encoding myosin-17-like isoform X2, whose translation MTKLSYLHEPGVLQNLATRYELNEIYTYTGNILIAVNPFQRLPHLYDTHMMEQYKGAAFGELSPHVFAVADVAYRAMINEGKSNSILVSGESGAGKTETTKMLMRYLAHLGGRSGVEGRTVEQQVLESNPVLEAFGNAKTVRNNNSSRFGKFVEIQFDKSGRISGAAIRTYLLERSRVCQISNPERNYHCFYLLCAAPAEEIERYKLGNPKSFHYLNQSKCYALDGVNDAEEYLATRRAMDIVGISEEEQDAIFRVVAAILHLGNIEFAKGEEIDSSVIKDQQSRFHLNMTAELLKCDAKSLEDALITRVMVTPEEVITRTLDPEAALGSRDALAKTIYSRLFDWIVQKINISIGQDPNSKSIIGVLDIYGFESFKLNSFEQFCINFTNEKLQQHFNQHVFKTEQEEYEKEEINWSYIEFVDNQDVLDLIEKKPGGIIALLDEACMFPKSTHETFAQKLYQTFTKNKRFIKPKLSRTSFTISHYAGEVTYQADLFLDKNKDYVVAEHQVLLTASECTFVAGLFPPLPEESSKSSKFSSIGSRFKLQLQSLMETLSSTEPHYIRCVKPNNALKPCIFENLNVIQQLRCGGVLEAIRISCAGYPTRRTFYEFLLRFGVLAPEVLAGSYDDKVACQMILDKMGLKGYQMGRTKVFLRAGQMAELDARRAEVLGNAAKVIQRQIRTYIMRKEFVALRKAAIQLQSCWRAMLSCKLYEQLRREAAALKIQKNFRCHVAHMTYKTLHSSAITLQTGMRAMVARNDFRYRKHTKAAIKIQAHSRCHASYSYYRSLQRAAIITQCGWRRRVARKELRNLKMAARETGALKEAKDKLEKKVEELTWRLQLEKRIRTELEETKAQEVAKLQEALHTMQKQVEEANAKVIQEREAARRAIEEAPPVIKETPVIVQDTEKINALSAEVENLKALLASENKATEEARDSSRDAEGRNTELANKLENAERKVDQLQDSMQRLEEKLSNMESENQVLRQQALTMSPTGKALSARPRTTIIQRTPENGNAINGESKPNSDMSLAVASPKDPASEEKPQKFLNEKQQENQDLLIKCISQDLGFSGGKPIAACLIYKCLLHWRSFEVERTSVFDRIIQTIASAIEVPDNNDVLAYWLCNTSTLLMLLQQTLKASGAANLTPQRRRTSSASLFGRMSQGLRGSPQSAGLSVLNGRMLGRLDDLRHVEAKYPALLFKQQLTAFLEKIYGLIRDNLKKEISPLLGLCIQAPRTSRASLVKGRSQANAAAQQALFAHWQSIVKSLNNYVMMMKANHVPSFLIRKVFTQIFSFINVQLFNSLLLRRECCSFSNGEFVKAGLAELEQWCCYATEEYVGSAWDELKHIRQAVGFLVIHQKPKKTLHEITNELCPVLSIQQLYRISTMYWDDKYGTHTVSSDVISSMRVMMTEDSNNAVSNSFLLDDDSSIPFSVDDISKTMQQIDIAHVEPPPLIRENSGFVFLHQRSS comes from the exons ATGACCAAGCTTTCCTATTTGCATGAACCTGGAGTTCTGCAGAACCTGGCAACCAGATATGAGCTCAATGAAATTTAT ACGTACACTGGGAACATATTGATTGCAGTAAACCCTTTTCAAAGATTGCCTCATCTGTACGACACTCACATGATGGAACAGTACAAAGGAGCAGCATTTGGGGAGCTGAGTCCGCATGTTTTTGCAGTTGCAGATGTTGCATATAG GGCAATGATCAACGAGGGAAAAAGCAATTCAATTTTAGTTAGTGGAGAAAGTGGTGCTGGTAAAACTGAAACTACTAAGATGCTTATGCGTTATCTTGCACATCTTGGGGGTCGTTCAGGCGTCGAAGGACGAACTGTAGAACAACAAGTTCTAGAA TCCAATCCTGTTCTTGAAGCATTTGGAAATGCCAAAACTGTGAGAAACAACAACTCAAG TCGTTTTGGTAAATTTGTCGAGATTCAATTTGATAAGAGTGGGAGAATATCTGGGGCAGCTATACGAACTTACCTTCTGGAGAGGTCTCGTGTCTGCCAAATCTCAAATCCTGAGAGAAACTACCATTGTTTTTATCTTCTTTGTGCTGCTCCAGCTGAG GAGATAGAGAGATATAAACTAGGGAACCCAAAATCGTTCCACTATCTTAATCAGTCCAAATGTTATGCATTAGATGGAGTAAATGATGCTGAAGAATATCTTGCAACAAGAAGGGCTATGGATATAGTAGGAATCAGTGAGGAAGAGCAG GACGCAATTTTCAGGGTGGTTGCCGCAATTCTTCACCTTGGTAATATTGAATTTGCAAAAGGTGAGGAAATTGACTCTTCTGTGATTAAGGATCAGCAGTCTCGGTTTCATCTCAATATGACGGCAGAGTTGCTTAA GTGTGATGCCAAGAGCTTGGAAGATGCACTAATTACACGTGTGATGGTCACACCTGAGGAAGTTATTACCCGGACTCTTGATCCAGAAGCTGCTCTGGGTAGCAGGGATGCTTTGGCTAAAACCATATATTCTCGCCTTTTTGACTG GATTGTGCAAAAGATAAACATCTCAATTGGCCAGGATCCAAACTCCAAGTCAATAATTGGAGTTCTTGATATTTATGGGTTTGAAAGTTTTAAACTCAACAG TTTTGAGCAATTCTGCATCAATTTTACAAATGAAAAGTTGCAACAACATTTTAACCAG CACGTATTCAAGACGGAACAAGAAgaatatgaaaaagaagagaTTAACTGGAGCTACATTGAGTTTGTGGACAACCAAGACGTGCTGGATCTGATCGAAAAG AAACCTGGAGGAATTATTGCTCTGTTGGATGAAGCCTG TATGTTTCCTAAATCTACACATGAAACATTTGCTCAGAAGTTGTACCAGACATTCACTAAAAACAAGCGTTTCATCAAACCTAAACTCTCAAGGACGAGTTTTACAATTTCTCATTATGCTGGAGAG GTAACATATCAAGCAGATCTGTTTCTGGATAAGAACAAAGATTATGTGGTTGCAGAACATCAAGTTCTGTTAACGGCCTCAGAGTGTACTTTCGTGGCGGGTTTGTTTCCTCCTCTACCTGAAGAATCATCAAAATCGTCCAAATTCTCCTCCATAGGGTCTCGTTTTAAG CTACAACTGCAATCTTTAATGGAAACATTAAGTTCAACAGAGCCTCACTACATCAGATGTGTGAAGCCTAATAATGCCCTTAAGCCTTGTATCTTCGAGAATCTGAATGTGATCCAGCAATTGCGATGTGGT GGTGTCTTAGAAGCTATCAGAATCAGCTGTGCTGGATATCCCACTAGGCGTACATTTTATGAGTTTCTTCTTAGATTTGGTGTTCTTGCTCCAGAAGTTTTAGCTGGAAG CTATGATGACAAGGTTGCATGCCAGATGATTCTGGACAAGATGGGACTTAAGGGCTATCAG ATGGGAAGGACAAAGGTCTTTTTGCGGGCTGGACAGATGGCTGAGCTCGACGCTAGGAGAGCTGAGGTTCTTGGAAATGCAGCAAAAGTTATTCAAAGACAAATCCGTACATATATTATGCGAAAAGAATTTGTTGCTTTGCGTAAAGCTGCTATTCAGTTGCAATCATGTTGGCGAG CTATGCTGTCCTGCAAACTGTATGAACAACTGAGACGTGAAGCAGCTGCTCTGAAGATTCAGAAGAACTTCAGATGTCATGTTGCACACATGACATATAAAACACTGCATTCTTCTGCGATTACGTTGCAAACAGGCATGAGAGCTATGGTTGCTCGCAATGACTTTAGATACCGGAAGCATACTAAAGCTGCAATTAAAATACAGG CTCATTCGCGTTGCCATGCCTCTTATTCTTATTACAGAAGTCTTCAGAGAGCTGCTATCATTACTCAGTGTGGTTGGAGGCGACGGGTTGCCAGGAAGGAGCTTCGAAATCTCAAAATG GCTGCAAGGGAAACAGGTGCTCTCAAAGAAGCCAAGGACAAGCTCGAAAAGAAAGTGGAAGAACTTACATGGCGGTTGCAATTGGAGAAACGAATCAGG ACTGAGCTGGAGGAGACTAAAGCCCAAGAAGTTGCAAAGCTACAGGAGGCACTGCATACAATGCAAAAGCAAGTAGAAGAAGCAAATGCTAAAGTGATCCAAGAGCGGGAGGCAGCACGGAGAGCAATTGAAGAAGCACCTCCAGTCATCAAGGAGACCCCAGTTATAGTTCAAGACACAGAAAAAATAAATGCCCTGTCAGCTGAAGTAGAGAATTTGAAG GCTTTGCTGGCATCAGAAAATAAAGCTACAGAAGAGGCTAGGGATTCTTCCAGGGATGCAGAGGGCAGAAATACAGAGTTGGCTAACAAACTAGAAAATGCCGAGCGAAAAGTAGATCAGCTTCAAGATTCTATGCAGAG GCTTGAAGAGAAGCTTTCCAATATGGAATCAGAAAACCAAGTGCTCCGTCAACAAGCTTTGACCATGTCACCAACTGGAAAAGCTTTATCTGCGCGGCCAAGGACTACTATCATACAG AGGACTCCGGAGAATGGAAATGCTATAAACGGAGAATCAAAGCCTAATTCT GATATGAGTCTTGCTGTAGCAAGTCCAAAGGATCCTGCATCTGAGGAGAAACCACAGAAGTTTCTAAATGAAAAGCAGCAG GAGAACCAAGACTTGCTCATTAAGTGCATTTCACAAGATTTGGGCTTTTCTGGAGGCAAACCAATTGCAGCTTGTCTCATATACAAATGTCTGCTCCACTGGAGGTCCTTTGAAGTTGAAAGAACTAGTGTTTTTGACCGTATAATACAGACCATTGCTTCAGCCATTGAG GTCCCAGATAATAATGATGTATTAGCGTACTGGTTATGCAATACGTCCACATTGTTGATGCTGCTTCAACAAACACTTAAAGCTAGCGGGGCTGCTAATTTGACTCCACAGAGGCGGAGAACCAGTTCAGCTTCTTTGTTTGGGAGGATGTCCCAA GGCTTGCGAGGATCTCCCCAGAGTGCTGGGCTTTCAGTTCTCAACGGGCGTATGCTTGGGAGATTGGATGACTTACGTCATGTTGAGGCCAAATATCCTGCACTGCTGTTCAAGCAGCAGCTCACTGCCTTTTTGGAGAAAATATATGGACTGATAAGAGACAATCTGAAGAAAGAGATCTCCCCATTGCTTGGGCTATGTATTCAG GCTCCAAGAACATCTCGTGCAAGTTTAGTCAAAGGAAGATCCCAAGCTAATGCTGCTGCCCAGCAAGCTCTATTTGCACATTGGCAAAGCATTGTAAAAAGTTTGAACAACTACGTGATGATGATGAAAGCAAACCAC GTTCCTTCCTTCTTAATTCGGAAGGTTTTCACTCAAATATTCTCCTTTATCAATGTTCAACTTTTCAACAG TCTCCTTTTGCGGCGTGAGTGTTGTTCATTTAGTAACGGAGAGTTTGTGAAAGCTGGGTTGGCTGAATTGGAACAGTGGTGCTGCTATGCAACTGAAGAA TATGTAGGCTCAGCATGGGACGAGCTGAAGCACATTAGACAGGCAGTTGGATTCCTA GTTATACATCAAAAGCCCAAAAAGACATTGCATGAAATCACAAATGAACTTTGTCCG GTGCTTAGCATACAGCAACTGTATAGGATCAGCACTATGTACTGGGATGACAAATACGGAACCCACACTGTTTCTTCAGAT GTTATTTCAAGTATGAGAGTTATGATGACAGAGGATTCCAATAATGCTGTTAGCAACTCCTTTTTGTTGGATGATGACTCGAG CATTCCATTCTCCGTGGATGACATCTCCAAAACGATGCAACAAATAGACATTGCTCATGTTGAACCTCCTCCATTAATCCGTGAGAATTCAGGATTTGTGTTCTTACATCAACGCTCTAGTTGA
- the LOC132618283 gene encoding myosin-17-like isoform X1, whose protein sequence is MASVNIIVGSHVWVEDPKLAWLDGEVIKIHGQDVHVKTTSNGKEIVANIAKVFPKDTEAPPGGVDDMTKLSYLHEPGVLQNLATRYELNEIYTYTGNILIAVNPFQRLPHLYDTHMMEQYKGAAFGELSPHVFAVADVAYRAMINEGKSNSILVSGESGAGKTETTKMLMRYLAHLGGRSGVEGRTVEQQVLESNPVLEAFGNAKTVRNNNSSRFGKFVEIQFDKSGRISGAAIRTYLLERSRVCQISNPERNYHCFYLLCAAPAEEIERYKLGNPKSFHYLNQSKCYALDGVNDAEEYLATRRAMDIVGISEEEQDAIFRVVAAILHLGNIEFAKGEEIDSSVIKDQQSRFHLNMTAELLKCDAKSLEDALITRVMVTPEEVITRTLDPEAALGSRDALAKTIYSRLFDWIVQKINISIGQDPNSKSIIGVLDIYGFESFKLNSFEQFCINFTNEKLQQHFNQHVFKTEQEEYEKEEINWSYIEFVDNQDVLDLIEKKPGGIIALLDEACMFPKSTHETFAQKLYQTFTKNKRFIKPKLSRTSFTISHYAGEVTYQADLFLDKNKDYVVAEHQVLLTASECTFVAGLFPPLPEESSKSSKFSSIGSRFKLQLQSLMETLSSTEPHYIRCVKPNNALKPCIFENLNVIQQLRCGGVLEAIRISCAGYPTRRTFYEFLLRFGVLAPEVLAGSYDDKVACQMILDKMGLKGYQMGRTKVFLRAGQMAELDARRAEVLGNAAKVIQRQIRTYIMRKEFVALRKAAIQLQSCWRAMLSCKLYEQLRREAAALKIQKNFRCHVAHMTYKTLHSSAITLQTGMRAMVARNDFRYRKHTKAAIKIQAHSRCHASYSYYRSLQRAAIITQCGWRRRVARKELRNLKMAARETGALKEAKDKLEKKVEELTWRLQLEKRIRTELEETKAQEVAKLQEALHTMQKQVEEANAKVIQEREAARRAIEEAPPVIKETPVIVQDTEKINALSAEVENLKALLASENKATEEARDSSRDAEGRNTELANKLENAERKVDQLQDSMQRLEEKLSNMESENQVLRQQALTMSPTGKALSARPRTTIIQRTPENGNAINGESKPNSDMSLAVASPKDPASEEKPQKFLNEKQQENQDLLIKCISQDLGFSGGKPIAACLIYKCLLHWRSFEVERTSVFDRIIQTIASAIEVPDNNDVLAYWLCNTSTLLMLLQQTLKASGAANLTPQRRRTSSASLFGRMSQGLRGSPQSAGLSVLNGRMLGRLDDLRHVEAKYPALLFKQQLTAFLEKIYGLIRDNLKKEISPLLGLCIQAPRTSRASLVKGRSQANAAAQQALFAHWQSIVKSLNNYVMMMKANHVPSFLIRKVFTQIFSFINVQLFNSLLLRRECCSFSNGEFVKAGLAELEQWCCYATEEYVGSAWDELKHIRQAVGFLVIHQKPKKTLHEITNELCPVLSIQQLYRISTMYWDDKYGTHTVSSDVISSMRVMMTEDSNNAVSNSFLLDDDSSIPFSVDDISKTMQQIDIAHVEPPPLIRENSGFVFLHQRSS, encoded by the exons GCATCAGTCAACATTATTGTCGGTTCTCATGTTTGGGTGGAAGACCCTAAATTGGCATGGCTAGATGGAGAAGTAATCAAAATACATGGTCAAGATGTTCATGTTAAAACCACCTCCAATGGGAAAGAA ATTGTTGCGAATATCGCTAAAGTGTTTCCTAAAGATACCGAGGCTCCTCCTGGAGGTGTAGATGATATGACCAAGCTTTCCTATTTGCATGAACCTGGAGTTCTGCAGAACCTGGCAACCAGATATGAGCTCAATGAAATTTAT ACGTACACTGGGAACATATTGATTGCAGTAAACCCTTTTCAAAGATTGCCTCATCTGTACGACACTCACATGATGGAACAGTACAAAGGAGCAGCATTTGGGGAGCTGAGTCCGCATGTTTTTGCAGTTGCAGATGTTGCATATAG GGCAATGATCAACGAGGGAAAAAGCAATTCAATTTTAGTTAGTGGAGAAAGTGGTGCTGGTAAAACTGAAACTACTAAGATGCTTATGCGTTATCTTGCACATCTTGGGGGTCGTTCAGGCGTCGAAGGACGAACTGTAGAACAACAAGTTCTAGAA TCCAATCCTGTTCTTGAAGCATTTGGAAATGCCAAAACTGTGAGAAACAACAACTCAAG TCGTTTTGGTAAATTTGTCGAGATTCAATTTGATAAGAGTGGGAGAATATCTGGGGCAGCTATACGAACTTACCTTCTGGAGAGGTCTCGTGTCTGCCAAATCTCAAATCCTGAGAGAAACTACCATTGTTTTTATCTTCTTTGTGCTGCTCCAGCTGAG GAGATAGAGAGATATAAACTAGGGAACCCAAAATCGTTCCACTATCTTAATCAGTCCAAATGTTATGCATTAGATGGAGTAAATGATGCTGAAGAATATCTTGCAACAAGAAGGGCTATGGATATAGTAGGAATCAGTGAGGAAGAGCAG GACGCAATTTTCAGGGTGGTTGCCGCAATTCTTCACCTTGGTAATATTGAATTTGCAAAAGGTGAGGAAATTGACTCTTCTGTGATTAAGGATCAGCAGTCTCGGTTTCATCTCAATATGACGGCAGAGTTGCTTAA GTGTGATGCCAAGAGCTTGGAAGATGCACTAATTACACGTGTGATGGTCACACCTGAGGAAGTTATTACCCGGACTCTTGATCCAGAAGCTGCTCTGGGTAGCAGGGATGCTTTGGCTAAAACCATATATTCTCGCCTTTTTGACTG GATTGTGCAAAAGATAAACATCTCAATTGGCCAGGATCCAAACTCCAAGTCAATAATTGGAGTTCTTGATATTTATGGGTTTGAAAGTTTTAAACTCAACAG TTTTGAGCAATTCTGCATCAATTTTACAAATGAAAAGTTGCAACAACATTTTAACCAG CACGTATTCAAGACGGAACAAGAAgaatatgaaaaagaagagaTTAACTGGAGCTACATTGAGTTTGTGGACAACCAAGACGTGCTGGATCTGATCGAAAAG AAACCTGGAGGAATTATTGCTCTGTTGGATGAAGCCTG TATGTTTCCTAAATCTACACATGAAACATTTGCTCAGAAGTTGTACCAGACATTCACTAAAAACAAGCGTTTCATCAAACCTAAACTCTCAAGGACGAGTTTTACAATTTCTCATTATGCTGGAGAG GTAACATATCAAGCAGATCTGTTTCTGGATAAGAACAAAGATTATGTGGTTGCAGAACATCAAGTTCTGTTAACGGCCTCAGAGTGTACTTTCGTGGCGGGTTTGTTTCCTCCTCTACCTGAAGAATCATCAAAATCGTCCAAATTCTCCTCCATAGGGTCTCGTTTTAAG CTACAACTGCAATCTTTAATGGAAACATTAAGTTCAACAGAGCCTCACTACATCAGATGTGTGAAGCCTAATAATGCCCTTAAGCCTTGTATCTTCGAGAATCTGAATGTGATCCAGCAATTGCGATGTGGT GGTGTCTTAGAAGCTATCAGAATCAGCTGTGCTGGATATCCCACTAGGCGTACATTTTATGAGTTTCTTCTTAGATTTGGTGTTCTTGCTCCAGAAGTTTTAGCTGGAAG CTATGATGACAAGGTTGCATGCCAGATGATTCTGGACAAGATGGGACTTAAGGGCTATCAG ATGGGAAGGACAAAGGTCTTTTTGCGGGCTGGACAGATGGCTGAGCTCGACGCTAGGAGAGCTGAGGTTCTTGGAAATGCAGCAAAAGTTATTCAAAGACAAATCCGTACATATATTATGCGAAAAGAATTTGTTGCTTTGCGTAAAGCTGCTATTCAGTTGCAATCATGTTGGCGAG CTATGCTGTCCTGCAAACTGTATGAACAACTGAGACGTGAAGCAGCTGCTCTGAAGATTCAGAAGAACTTCAGATGTCATGTTGCACACATGACATATAAAACACTGCATTCTTCTGCGATTACGTTGCAAACAGGCATGAGAGCTATGGTTGCTCGCAATGACTTTAGATACCGGAAGCATACTAAAGCTGCAATTAAAATACAGG CTCATTCGCGTTGCCATGCCTCTTATTCTTATTACAGAAGTCTTCAGAGAGCTGCTATCATTACTCAGTGTGGTTGGAGGCGACGGGTTGCCAGGAAGGAGCTTCGAAATCTCAAAATG GCTGCAAGGGAAACAGGTGCTCTCAAAGAAGCCAAGGACAAGCTCGAAAAGAAAGTGGAAGAACTTACATGGCGGTTGCAATTGGAGAAACGAATCAGG ACTGAGCTGGAGGAGACTAAAGCCCAAGAAGTTGCAAAGCTACAGGAGGCACTGCATACAATGCAAAAGCAAGTAGAAGAAGCAAATGCTAAAGTGATCCAAGAGCGGGAGGCAGCACGGAGAGCAATTGAAGAAGCACCTCCAGTCATCAAGGAGACCCCAGTTATAGTTCAAGACACAGAAAAAATAAATGCCCTGTCAGCTGAAGTAGAGAATTTGAAG GCTTTGCTGGCATCAGAAAATAAAGCTACAGAAGAGGCTAGGGATTCTTCCAGGGATGCAGAGGGCAGAAATACAGAGTTGGCTAACAAACTAGAAAATGCCGAGCGAAAAGTAGATCAGCTTCAAGATTCTATGCAGAG GCTTGAAGAGAAGCTTTCCAATATGGAATCAGAAAACCAAGTGCTCCGTCAACAAGCTTTGACCATGTCACCAACTGGAAAAGCTTTATCTGCGCGGCCAAGGACTACTATCATACAG AGGACTCCGGAGAATGGAAATGCTATAAACGGAGAATCAAAGCCTAATTCT GATATGAGTCTTGCTGTAGCAAGTCCAAAGGATCCTGCATCTGAGGAGAAACCACAGAAGTTTCTAAATGAAAAGCAGCAG GAGAACCAAGACTTGCTCATTAAGTGCATTTCACAAGATTTGGGCTTTTCTGGAGGCAAACCAATTGCAGCTTGTCTCATATACAAATGTCTGCTCCACTGGAGGTCCTTTGAAGTTGAAAGAACTAGTGTTTTTGACCGTATAATACAGACCATTGCTTCAGCCATTGAG GTCCCAGATAATAATGATGTATTAGCGTACTGGTTATGCAATACGTCCACATTGTTGATGCTGCTTCAACAAACACTTAAAGCTAGCGGGGCTGCTAATTTGACTCCACAGAGGCGGAGAACCAGTTCAGCTTCTTTGTTTGGGAGGATGTCCCAA GGCTTGCGAGGATCTCCCCAGAGTGCTGGGCTTTCAGTTCTCAACGGGCGTATGCTTGGGAGATTGGATGACTTACGTCATGTTGAGGCCAAATATCCTGCACTGCTGTTCAAGCAGCAGCTCACTGCCTTTTTGGAGAAAATATATGGACTGATAAGAGACAATCTGAAGAAAGAGATCTCCCCATTGCTTGGGCTATGTATTCAG GCTCCAAGAACATCTCGTGCAAGTTTAGTCAAAGGAAGATCCCAAGCTAATGCTGCTGCCCAGCAAGCTCTATTTGCACATTGGCAAAGCATTGTAAAAAGTTTGAACAACTACGTGATGATGATGAAAGCAAACCAC GTTCCTTCCTTCTTAATTCGGAAGGTTTTCACTCAAATATTCTCCTTTATCAATGTTCAACTTTTCAACAG TCTCCTTTTGCGGCGTGAGTGTTGTTCATTTAGTAACGGAGAGTTTGTGAAAGCTGGGTTGGCTGAATTGGAACAGTGGTGCTGCTATGCAACTGAAGAA TATGTAGGCTCAGCATGGGACGAGCTGAAGCACATTAGACAGGCAGTTGGATTCCTA GTTATACATCAAAAGCCCAAAAAGACATTGCATGAAATCACAAATGAACTTTGTCCG GTGCTTAGCATACAGCAACTGTATAGGATCAGCACTATGTACTGGGATGACAAATACGGAACCCACACTGTTTCTTCAGAT GTTATTTCAAGTATGAGAGTTATGATGACAGAGGATTCCAATAATGCTGTTAGCAACTCCTTTTTGTTGGATGATGACTCGAG CATTCCATTCTCCGTGGATGACATCTCCAAAACGATGCAACAAATAGACATTGCTCATGTTGAACCTCCTCCATTAATCCGTGAGAATTCAGGATTTGTGTTCTTACATCAACGCTCTAGTTGA